A genome region from bacterium includes the following:
- a CDS encoding PorV/PorQ family protein, which translates to MKKIIIFGLAGCLMLLASTHPAEAAVSESAVLFLKISPGGRYGGMGEAGVALTDDASATWWNPAGLGFQNQRQITMMHANWLPQFHLPDLYYDFISYVHTVPELGTFGANVIFLNLGTSTRTDEQGNEQGTFSTYEGALSGSYGTQINKNTALGISARFIYSHLSDRGAGAEKGSGVATGVGVDIGVLHKMTMIKGLQLGANISNLGPKISYIDAAQADPIPTNLKMGFAYHVLDSEFNKLTVLGDIDKELVRKKPDGTSDPFYVALVSSWFDEPLLQEMIYHVGTEYWYTNLVGLRMGYWNDQQGKVKPLTFGASLQYSVYRFDFSYVSAGEGHPLTDTMRFSLSIGL; encoded by the coding sequence ATGAAGAAAATAATCATATTCGGTTTAGCCGGATGTCTCATGCTGCTTGCCAGCACACATCCTGCAGAGGCTGCCGTATCGGAATCGGCCGTACTCTTCCTTAAAATATCGCCCGGCGGTCGCTATGGCGGTATGGGAGAAGCGGGGGTCGCATTAACCGACGACGCCTCGGCGACATGGTGGAATCCGGCAGGCCTCGGTTTCCAGAACCAACGTCAAATCACCATGATGCATGCGAACTGGCTGCCACAATTCCACTTGCCGGATTTGTACTATGATTTCATCTCCTATGTCCACACGGTACCGGAGTTGGGAACATTTGGTGCAAACGTCATTTTCTTGAATCTCGGTACCTCGACCCGTACCGATGAACAAGGCAATGAGCAGGGTACCTTCTCCACCTATGAAGGTGCTCTATCCGGTTCTTATGGCACCCAGATCAATAAAAATACTGCATTGGGTATCAGCGCCCGTTTTATATACTCGCACTTATCCGATCGGGGAGCTGGCGCTGAAAAAGGTTCGGGCGTTGCTACCGGCGTTGGTGTCGACATCGGTGTCTTGCACAAGATGACGATGATCAAAGGTCTTCAACTGGGTGCAAACATCTCGAATTTGGGTCCGAAAATTTCCTATATCGATGCCGCCCAAGCTGATCCAATTCCCACCAACCTCAAAATGGGTTTTGCCTATCACGTTCTCGACAGTGAATTCAACAAACTGACGGTGCTGGGTGACATTGACAAGGAATTGGTTCGCAAGAAGCCGGATGGTACATCCGATCCATTCTATGTGGCGCTTGTGAGCAGTTGGTTCGACGAACCGTTGTTACAGGAAATGATTTATCACGTCGGTACGGAATATTGGTATACCAATTTGGTCGGTCTCCGGATGGGTTACTGGAATGACCAACAAGGAAAAGTGAAGCCGTTGACCTTTGGCGCGTCGCTACAATACTCGGTGTATCGGTTTGACTTCAGTTATGTCTCAGCCGGTGAAGGACACCCCTTGACTGACACGATGCGATTTTCCTTGTCGATTGGACTATAA